The Parvibaculaceae bacterium PLY_AMNH_Bact1 genome window below encodes:
- the mobB gene encoding molybdopterin-guanine dinucleotide biosynthesis protein B (Derived by automated computational analysis using gene prediction method: Protein Homology. GO_function: GO:0003824 - catalytic activity [Evidence IEA]; GO_function: GO:0005525 - GTP binding [Evidence IEA]; GO_process: GO:0006777 - Mo-molybdopterin cofactor biosynthetic process [Evidence IEA]) — protein MADAEAPQKIFGIIGWKNAGKTTLVVRLIDHFVAHGLSVSTVKHAHHDFDIDHPGKDSYLHREAGASQVVIASDKRIAMLQENREPIVPSLEETLSWVDPCDLVLVEGFKRHPHPKIEVIRGDPTDEPVALTDSSVRAIATDRERNIGTHSQFNIEDVELIAEFILQETGLNTDKA, from the coding sequence ATGGCAGACGCAGAAGCTCCCCAAAAGATTTTTGGCATTATCGGCTGGAAAAATGCAGGTAAGACGACGCTCGTTGTACGATTGATCGACCATTTTGTCGCCCATGGGCTAAGCGTCTCAACGGTCAAACATGCTCACCATGATTTTGACATCGACCACCCAGGAAAAGACAGTTACTTGCACCGTGAAGCAGGCGCCTCACAGGTTGTTATCGCTTCAGACAAGCGCATTGCCATGCTGCAGGAAAACAGAGAACCAATAGTACCATCACTGGAGGAGACATTGTCATGGGTCGACCCGTGCGACCTCGTTTTGGTTGAAGGTTTCAAGCGCCACCCCCACCCAAAAATTGAGGTTATTCGTGGCGATCCTACAGATGAACCTGTTGCCTTGACCGATTCCAGTGTCAGAGCCATCGCGACTGATCGGGAGCGAAACATTGGGACACACTCTCAATTCAACATTGAAGATGTTGAATTGATTGCCGAATTTATCTTGCAGGAAACCGGGCTCAACACGGACAAGGCCTAG
- a CDS encoding integrin alpha (Derived by automated computational analysis using gene prediction method: Protein Homology.), producing the protein MSFQLNGGQEQQEAAGVPQAIPAASLGFQTLMMVNTSPIAVGDNAGTSVIDLGDLDGTDGFSIEGVASDDYSGGSVSSAGDVNGDGFDDLIIGATGVDENGSGAGAAYIVFGKASGFGANLGLAGLDGTNGFRLEGVAAGDWAGMSVSGAGDVNGDGFDDVIVGGYHADPNGVDSGSSYVVFGKAGGFAASTNLSTLDGTNGFRLDGVAASDLAGGVSNVGDVNGDGFDDVIIGARYADHGGSNSGSAYIVFGKAGGFSATMDLSTLNGTNGFRLDGEASKDAIGTSLLNAGVGDINGDGFDDVIVGAFGADINDSNSGSAYVVFG; encoded by the coding sequence TTGTCCTTTCAGCTAAATGGTGGTCAAGAACAACAAGAGGCAGCTGGTGTACCTCAAGCGATACCTGCCGCAAGCCTCGGCTTCCAGACCCTCATGATGGTCAACACATCTCCAATAGCGGTTGGTGACAATGCGGGTACATCGGTTATCGATCTTGGAGATCTTGATGGGACGGATGGCTTTTCGATTGAGGGTGTTGCTTCTGATGACTATTCCGGAGGTTCCGTTTCGTCTGCGGGAGATGTAAACGGCGACGGTTTTGATGATCTGATCATTGGTGCGACCGGTGTAGACGAGAACGGATCTGGCGCGGGTGCGGCCTATATTGTGTTTGGCAAGGCCAGCGGATTTGGAGCGAACTTGGGGTTAGCCGGTCTGGATGGGACGAACGGGTTCCGTCTGGAAGGTGTTGCTGCGGGTGACTGGGCCGGTATGTCGGTGTCAGGTGCTGGTGATGTGAACGGCGACGGCTTTGATGACGTGATTGTCGGTGGCTACCACGCTGATCCTAACGGTGTTGATTCTGGATCAAGCTATGTGGTGTTCGGGAAGGCTGGTGGATTTGCTGCGAGCACGAACCTGAGCACATTAGACGGAACGAACGGGTTCCGGCTGGATGGTGTGGCTGCGAGTGACCTCGCTGGTGGCGTATCTAATGTCGGTGACGTCAATGGAGATGGCTTTGACGATGTGATCATCGGCGCCCGCTACGCTGACCATGGTGGTAGTAATTCGGGCTCGGCCTATATTGTGTTTGGCAAGGCTGGTGGGTTCTCTGCGACGATGGATCTGAGCACGCTGAATGGCACAAATGGCTTTCGGCTGGATGGAGAAGCTAGCAAAGATGCGATTGGTACAAGCCTTTTAAACGCCGGTGTTGGCGACATTAATGGAGATGGTTTTGACGATGTGATCGTCGGGGCTTTTGGGGCCGATATCAACGACTCCAATTCAGGTAGCGCTTATGTTGTGTTCGGCTAG
- a CDS encoding HlyD family type I secretion periplasmic adaptor subunit (Derived by automated computational analysis using gene prediction method: Protein Homology. GO_process: GO:0030253 - protein secretion by the type I secretion system [Evidence IEA]), giving the protein MLLRISDLWRRLSEVVAGAFGPRDGDANEYRQALLWGYAVAAIFSIAFFGWAFFTVISGAVVAPGSIVIQGQVKTVQNLDGGIVAEIAVKEGQNVAKGDLLLRLDSSLLMANRAIVEGRLAEAIALQTRLLAERDSVEVLSKPALLPILVNASSIDQAIRTQTEILEARSLTREGQTNQLTERIHQFEEEIVGAQGLQIARREQLALISKELGGVKELYDQGHAPLTRVLALERESANLKGQISEMSGSIARLRSSIGETRLQLLQINKDFREQVLTELRDASAQVEELREQHLSLLEQVERTEIRSPVEGVVHELAMHTLGGVVRPAEPILKIVPAEKHLIINVRVEPLHIDQIYAGQSAFVKLTAFNSRSVPDLECNVTTVSPDLVTDERSGMAWYEANLELAPNEAEKLGGLSLVSGMPAEAFIRTTDRTVMGYLLKPLSDQIFRAFREE; this is encoded by the coding sequence ATGTTACTGAGAATAAGCGATCTGTGGCGGCGGCTCAGTGAGGTCGTCGCAGGTGCCTTTGGCCCTCGAGACGGCGATGCAAACGAGTATCGACAAGCACTTCTCTGGGGGTATGCCGTTGCGGCGATTTTCAGCATTGCTTTTTTCGGTTGGGCATTCTTCACGGTGATTTCTGGTGCGGTTGTCGCACCGGGCTCTATTGTGATTCAGGGGCAGGTCAAGACCGTACAGAACCTTGATGGCGGTATCGTCGCTGAGATCGCCGTCAAAGAAGGCCAGAATGTTGCCAAGGGTGATTTACTGCTACGTCTAGACAGCTCTCTCCTCATGGCCAATCGCGCAATTGTGGAAGGCAGGCTTGCGGAAGCGATTGCATTGCAGACCCGATTGCTTGCCGAGCGTGACAGTGTTGAGGTGCTTAGCAAGCCGGCATTGTTACCGATATTGGTGAATGCATCCAGTATCGATCAGGCAATAAGGACGCAGACGGAAATTCTCGAAGCACGCTCTTTAACAAGGGAAGGGCAGACCAATCAGTTGACCGAACGCATCCATCAGTTCGAGGAAGAGATTGTTGGTGCTCAGGGTTTGCAAATTGCGAGGCGCGAACAACTTGCTCTAATTTCTAAGGAGCTGGGAGGTGTAAAAGAACTCTATGACCAAGGACATGCGCCTCTCACGCGAGTCTTGGCACTAGAGCGAGAGAGCGCAAACCTTAAAGGCCAGATCTCAGAGATGAGTGGGAGTATCGCTAGACTCCGTAGCTCGATTGGCGAAACACGGCTGCAGCTGTTGCAGATCAACAAGGACTTTCGAGAGCAAGTTCTCACTGAGTTGCGGGATGCCTCTGCACAGGTGGAAGAGCTAAGAGAGCAGCATCTTTCACTTCTTGAGCAAGTCGAGAGGACCGAAATTCGTTCTCCGGTGGAAGGGGTTGTACATGAACTCGCTATGCACACTCTGGGAGGCGTGGTCAGGCCTGCCGAACCGATCCTTAAGATTGTCCCAGCGGAGAAACACTTGATTATCAATGTTCGTGTGGAGCCGCTGCATATTGACCAGATCTACGCCGGCCAATCCGCTTTTGTGAAACTAACCGCCTTCAATAGTCGTTCTGTTCCTGATTTGGAATGCAATGTTACAACGGTATCTCCAGACCTGGTGACAGACGAACGTTCCGGTATGGCTTGGTACGAGGCGAATTTGGAATTGGCTCCAAACGAAGCCGAAAAGCTGGGCGGCTTGTCACTCGTCTCAGGCATGCCAGCCGAAGCATTCATTCGTACGACGGATAGAACCGTGATGGGCTATTTGCTGAAGCCGCTAAGTGATCAGATCTTCCGTGCATTTCGTGAAGAGTGA
- a CDS encoding nitroreductase (Derived by automated computational analysis using gene prediction method: Protein Homology.): MQFDDVILGRRSIRGYKSEPVPKALIEEVLTLAMRAPSSMNTQPWSFYVISGEPLDRIRAGNTERNLAGVPHSREFRIGQPFDGKHRERQIGVAKQLFSAMGIAREDKEARQDWVLRGFRQFDAPVCVIVTYDRALADSDDTAFDCGAVTTALVNAAWSRGLGAVINSQGIMQSPVVREHAGIADDQVIMKAIALGWPDDTFPANKVVSERKSVEEATVFVGFAD, encoded by the coding sequence ATGCAGTTTGATGACGTAATTTTGGGCCGTCGGAGTATCCGGGGCTATAAATCCGAACCCGTTCCAAAGGCTTTGATTGAAGAAGTTTTGACACTGGCAATGCGTGCACCATCGTCGATGAACACCCAGCCATGGAGTTTCTACGTCATCTCCGGAGAACCACTGGACCGCATTCGCGCGGGCAATACCGAACGGAACTTAGCAGGTGTCCCCCACTCGCGAGAGTTTCGTATTGGCCAGCCTTTTGACGGCAAGCACCGCGAAAGGCAGATTGGTGTTGCCAAGCAATTGTTTTCCGCCATGGGGATTGCTCGCGAAGACAAAGAAGCGCGCCAGGATTGGGTGTTGCGCGGCTTCCGCCAGTTTGACGCGCCGGTATGTGTGATTGTGACATATGACCGCGCGTTGGCCGATAGTGACGATACGGCGTTCGATTGTGGTGCGGTCACAACCGCACTGGTAAATGCTGCCTGGTCGCGCGGGCTTGGTGCCGTCATTAACAGTCAGGGTATCATGCAGTCACCCGTTGTACGGGAGCATGCTGGCATTGCTGACGATCAAGTTATCATGAAAGCAATTGCTCTGGGCTGGCCCGATGACACCTTCCCTGCCAACAAGGTGGTTTCAGAACGTAAGAGTGTCGAGGAGGCTACTGTGTTTGTTGGCTTCGCTGACTAA
- the arcC gene encoding carbamate kinase (Derived by automated computational analysis using gene prediction method: Protein Homology. GO_function: GO:0008804 - carbamate kinase activity [Evidence IEA]; GO_process: GO:0006520 - amino acid metabolic process [Evidence IEA]), producing the protein MRLVVAIGGNALLQRGEVLSAENQEHNIQRAADALTKIADGHEVVLVHGNGPQVGLLALEAEAFKEAPAFPLDVLGAESQGMIGYVIGQVLANEMPDRRIATLLTRTLVDPKDPAFSNPTKLIGPIYSMSDAQDLSRDRGWDVAQDGKNFRRVVPSPTPVDILELPIVKNLVASGVLVICGGGGGIPVMQEANGHMSGVEAVVDKDLTAALLACRLNADRLLILTDVDGVYRNWGQADEQKLDRATPTALTTMNFAEGSMGPKIAAACNFVQATGNPAMIGSLKNADQVLAGTKGTWISN; encoded by the coding sequence ATGAGGCTCGTCGTTGCGATAGGGGGCAATGCGCTGCTGCAGAGGGGCGAAGTTCTGAGCGCAGAGAACCAAGAACACAACATACAGCGCGCTGCAGACGCTTTGACTAAAATCGCGGACGGTCATGAAGTCGTTCTTGTCCACGGCAATGGACCACAGGTAGGGCTGCTTGCTCTGGAAGCTGAAGCCTTCAAGGAGGCGCCCGCGTTCCCATTGGACGTTCTCGGAGCAGAGTCCCAAGGCATGATCGGGTATGTGATTGGGCAAGTGCTGGCCAACGAGATGCCCGACAGGAGAATCGCAACTCTACTCACACGCACACTGGTGGACCCAAAGGACCCAGCGTTCAGCAATCCGACAAAACTGATTGGTCCCATCTATTCAATGAGCGATGCCCAAGACCTCTCTCGAGACCGCGGATGGGACGTCGCCCAGGACGGCAAAAATTTCCGGCGTGTCGTGCCATCGCCGACACCCGTTGACATACTTGAGCTGCCCATTGTCAAAAACCTAGTAGCATCTGGCGTTCTCGTCATATGTGGCGGCGGCGGTGGCATACCGGTTATGCAAGAGGCCAACGGCCATATGTCGGGAGTGGAGGCGGTTGTCGACAAAGACCTTACTGCTGCTCTGCTGGCGTGCCGTCTCAACGCAGACAGGCTTCTCATTTTGACAGACGTGGATGGCGTCTATCGAAACTGGGGACAAGCCGACGAACAGAAGCTGGACCGGGCTACGCCAACAGCGCTCACGACAATGAACTTCGCCGAAGGCTCCATGGGACCAAAAATCGCGGCCGCCTGCAATTTTGTGCAAGCGACCGGCAATCCAGCGATGATCGGCTCCCTCAAGAACGCTGATCAGGTCTTGGCGGGGACCAAAGGCACATGGATCTCCAATTAA
- the aguA gene encoding agmatine deiminase (Derived by automated computational analysis using gene prediction method: Protein Homology. GO_component: GO:0005737 - cytoplasm [Evidence IEA]; GO_function: GO:0047632 - agmatine deiminase activity [Evidence IEA]; GO_process: GO:0009446 - putrescine biosynthetic process [Evidence IEA]), translated as MKRLVSSTPRADGYWMPGEFEPHDGCWMLWPERSDNWRLGVKPAQQAFVDVASAIAEGEPVTMGVSPTQFQNARAMLPTHIRVVEMTNNDAWMRDCGPTFLINHTGDVRLINWQFNAWGGVRAGLYFPWDQDDLVPQKVSEIERVDRYRAPITLEGGSVHVDGEGTLLTTEECLLNPNRNPDLSKADIEKTLSDYLGIERFIWLGKGIYNDETSGHIDNICCFIRPGVVALAWCEDKDDPQYAISQDAYDRLAEARDAKGRALEVHKIPLPSPVLITEEESGGVDAIEGTLPRQPDDRLAASYINFYIGNGVIVVPQFGDPMDKEAVSQLAALFPDRKIIPVNAREILLGGGNIHCITQQQPKRWVEMPSERS; from the coding sequence ATGAAACGGCTCGTGAGCAGCACGCCAAGGGCAGACGGATATTGGATGCCCGGTGAATTTGAGCCCCATGATGGATGCTGGATGCTCTGGCCTGAGCGATCCGACAATTGGCGGCTAGGGGTCAAGCCAGCCCAACAGGCGTTTGTGGACGTTGCCAGCGCCATCGCGGAGGGAGAACCCGTGACAATGGGGGTCTCCCCTACGCAATTTCAGAATGCGCGTGCCATGCTGCCCACCCATATCCGTGTTGTTGAAATGACCAATAATGATGCCTGGATGCGAGATTGCGGGCCTACCTTCCTTATCAATCACACAGGCGATGTTCGTCTCATCAACTGGCAATTCAACGCCTGGGGCGGCGTGCGTGCAGGTCTCTATTTCCCTTGGGACCAAGATGACCTGGTGCCCCAGAAAGTATCAGAGATTGAAAGAGTGGACCGCTATCGAGCCCCCATCACGCTGGAGGGGGGATCGGTTCATGTGGACGGCGAGGGAACGCTCCTCACGACTGAAGAATGTCTGCTCAACCCCAATCGAAACCCGGATCTCTCAAAAGCGGACATAGAAAAAACACTGAGTGACTATCTAGGGATCGAGAGATTCATATGGCTAGGCAAGGGTATCTATAACGACGAAACCAGCGGCCATATCGACAATATCTGTTGCTTCATCCGACCTGGTGTTGTGGCCCTGGCCTGGTGTGAGGACAAAGATGATCCTCAGTATGCGATCAGCCAGGATGCCTATGACCGCCTCGCGGAGGCACGCGATGCCAAAGGCCGCGCGCTGGAAGTGCACAAAATCCCGCTGCCCAGCCCGGTCTTGATTACGGAGGAAGAAAGCGGCGGCGTCGATGCGATTGAGGGGACACTTCCCAGGCAACCTGATGACCGCCTCGCTGCATCTTACATCAACTTCTACATTGGAAACGGAGTCATCGTTGTCCCACAGTTTGGAGACCCGATGGACAAAGAGGCTGTTTCGCAACTGGCCGCTCTCTTTCCGGACCGAAAAATCATTCCGGTCAACGCCCGTGAGATCCTGCTCGGGGGTGGAAACATTCACTGCATTACCCAACAACAACCGAAACGATGGGTAGAGATGCCGAGCGAGCGCTCATGA
- a CDS encoding APC family permease (Derived by automated computational analysis using gene prediction method: Protein Homology.), whose protein sequence is MSDPSISVPSATSGKGFKRVLKGLDMTLFTVCAILVIDQLAASASIGVQSIFWWVFTLIFFFIPYGLITAELGSTYPDQGGIYSWVKRAYGDRWGGRTAWLWWINVALWQPSVYLLFAGIFSQLFMPDLGLWPQIVIAIALTWLTVSINVMALDVGKWIPNIGAVFKALIMMVIGFGGIYYAINHGVANPITLETLTPSWGVSLAFLPVIVYNFMGFELMSGASEEMDDPARDVPKAIIVSGTLIAAFYLLGTVGVLIALPLDDISLIEGIVDTLYKLLGTEGLGGFAVMILGIMALYTFVANMVTWTMGANRSAAEAADAGDLHPSFARLHPVYKTPANAAFITGAITTVVVIVYGFMAADAEDLFWTLFAFSSVVFLLCYLFMFGAFLRLRKIDADRPRPYRVPGGNVGAIALTGLCLSFIIQAIVFFIYVPGEFDLTYAGSIVGGVIITFLIGEWLIGKGSKD, encoded by the coding sequence ATGTCAGACCCATCCATTTCAGTACCCTCAGCAACATCGGGTAAAGGCTTTAAGCGCGTTCTAAAAGGTCTGGATATGACCTTGTTCACCGTGTGCGCCATCTTGGTGATTGACCAGCTTGCTGCGTCCGCCTCCATAGGCGTTCAATCGATCTTCTGGTGGGTCTTTACGCTGATCTTTTTCTTTATTCCCTATGGCCTGATTACCGCAGAACTGGGCAGCACCTATCCAGATCAAGGCGGCATTTACTCCTGGGTCAAACGGGCATATGGAGATCGTTGGGGTGGGCGCACCGCTTGGCTCTGGTGGATCAACGTCGCGCTCTGGCAGCCTTCCGTCTACCTTCTGTTCGCTGGCATTTTTTCACAGCTCTTTATGCCCGACCTGGGTCTGTGGCCACAGATCGTCATCGCTATCGCGCTGACCTGGCTCACTGTATCGATTAATGTCATGGCGCTCGACGTCGGCAAGTGGATACCCAATATAGGCGCTGTGTTTAAAGCTCTGATCATGATGGTGATTGGGTTTGGCGGGATCTACTATGCAATAAACCATGGTGTTGCCAATCCCATCACACTTGAAACACTCACCCCAAGTTGGGGCGTGTCTTTGGCCTTTCTGCCGGTGATTGTCTACAACTTCATGGGGTTCGAGCTCATGTCCGGCGCGAGCGAGGAAATGGATGATCCAGCGCGGGATGTGCCCAAAGCGATCATCGTGTCCGGCACGCTTATCGCGGCTTTCTATCTGCTGGGAACTGTGGGCGTTCTTATTGCCTTGCCGCTTGATGACATCAGCCTTATCGAGGGCATTGTCGATACGCTTTACAAACTGCTCGGCACAGAAGGTCTCGGCGGGTTCGCCGTTATGATCCTTGGCATTATGGCGCTCTACACGTTTGTGGCGAATATGGTGACCTGGACCATGGGTGCCAACCGTTCTGCGGCTGAGGCTGCCGATGCTGGCGATCTGCACCCAAGCTTTGCAAGATTGCACCCTGTTTACAAAACCCCCGCAAACGCAGCTTTTATTACAGGCGCCATTACCACCGTCGTCGTGATCGTCTACGGATTTATGGCGGCTGATGCTGAGGACCTCTTCTGGACCCTGTTTGCTTTCTCGTCCGTTGTCTTTTTGCTCTGTTATCTGTTCATGTTCGGTGCCTTCCTACGGCTTCGCAAAATCGACGCCGACCGGCCCCGGCCCTATCGCGTCCCCGGCGGAAATGTGGGCGCGATCGCCCTTACCGGTCTTTGTCTTTCATTCATCATCCAGGCCATCGTCTTCTTCATCTATGTGCCCGGAGAATTTGATCTCACCTATGCCGGATCAATCGTCGGTGGGGTGATCATTACTTTCCTGATAGGTGAGTGGCTGATCGGCAAAGGATCCAAAGATTGA
- the ptcA gene encoding putrescine carbamoyltransferase (Derived by automated computational analysis using gene prediction method: Protein Homology. GO_function: GO:0050231 - putrescine carbamoyltransferase activity [Evidence IEA]; GO_process: GO:0009445 - putrescine metabolic process [Evidence IEA]): MLKHFIQTQDYSKLELLKIIELARLLKAADKDGACPPLLRGASLGMIFEEPSTRTRISFEVAMTKLGGHALYLKPGEIHLGARESIADTARVVSRMVDVIEARTLEHETVTELAKHATVPVINGLTDYNHPTQVLCDALTMIEHAPDGKKLEDLKVTFVGDATNVCSSLMWICTRMGMDFTHAAPKKYQVPADWAKIARKNCETSGGSLTVTDDPAAAVANADFIYTDLWWWVGQEDEIPDREAAFMPDFQVNADLLKKAPTTVKVMHCLPASRGVEATDEILDGPQSIIFDQAENRLHAEKAILVWFTYPHLKRPSDDLTAHHKKQVDAFLAESV, encoded by the coding sequence GTGCTCAAGCATTTTATTCAGACCCAAGATTACTCAAAACTAGAACTTCTGAAGATCATAGAATTGGCGCGCCTTTTAAAGGCAGCTGATAAAGATGGGGCATGCCCACCATTGCTGCGCGGTGCCTCCTTGGGCATGATTTTTGAAGAACCCTCAACGCGAACACGTATTTCGTTTGAAGTCGCTATGACGAAGCTTGGGGGACATGCCCTCTATCTGAAACCAGGGGAAATACATCTTGGCGCGCGCGAAAGCATCGCTGATACAGCGCGCGTGGTATCGCGCATGGTCGACGTGATTGAGGCCCGGACACTGGAGCACGAAACGGTCACTGAGCTCGCAAAGCATGCAACAGTTCCTGTTATCAATGGCCTGACGGACTACAACCACCCAACACAGGTCTTGTGTGATGCTCTCACCATGATTGAGCACGCGCCAGATGGGAAAAAACTAGAAGACTTGAAAGTTACATTTGTCGGAGATGCAACGAATGTATGCTCTTCTCTTATGTGGATATGCACCCGTATGGGGATGGACTTCACGCATGCAGCACCGAAAAAATACCAGGTGCCCGCAGACTGGGCGAAAATCGCGCGCAAGAATTGTGAGACTTCTGGCGGATCACTCACTGTTACAGATGATCCGGCGGCCGCGGTCGCGAACGCCGACTTTATCTATACAGATCTCTGGTGGTGGGTCGGGCAGGAAGATGAAATTCCCGACCGGGAGGCCGCCTTTATGCCGGACTTCCAAGTAAATGCCGACCTTTTGAAAAAAGCTCCAACCACCGTAAAGGTCATGCACTGCCTGCCGGCATCTCGGGGCGTGGAGGCCACGGATGAGATTCTCGACGGCCCCCAGTCCATCATTTTTGATCAAGCGGAAAACAGACTACATGCGGAGAAGGCGATCCTTGTCTGGTTCACCTATCCGCATCTCAAACGCCCGTCAGACGACTTGACTGCTCATCACAAGAAGCAAGTAGACGCCTTTTTGGCGGAGAGTGTTTAG
- a CDS encoding TetR family transcriptional regulator (Derived by automated computational analysis using gene prediction method: Protein Homology. GO_function: GO:0003677 - DNA binding [Evidence IEA]) has protein sequence MASRTTTPERILNASRRLFNDKGYAATTLTEIAAAVGISQGNLTYHFPTKRDLAMRLESDARDQAQSRRAGRQGGAIADDYVDHLLFAMDLTWANRFALQNRTQYVSEDTSLHSDSELSADFRELHELIHRIEKENLFRRDFPIDLEHLTRSLWIVSRYWMDYLREAEGLDKISWNDQERGIQHHFSVLLPCLTAPARQAFNAALDRQSNSLDSS, from the coding sequence GTGGCATCGCGTACGACCACGCCAGAGCGAATTCTCAATGCCAGCCGCCGACTGTTTAACGACAAAGGCTATGCAGCAACAACATTGACGGAGATAGCGGCAGCGGTAGGAATCTCGCAGGGGAATTTGACCTATCACTTTCCGACCAAACGTGACCTTGCAATGCGGCTGGAGTCTGACGCTCGGGACCAGGCTCAAAGCCGCAGAGCCGGGCGTCAAGGCGGCGCCATCGCTGATGATTATGTGGATCATCTCTTGTTTGCGATGGACCTAACCTGGGCGAACCGGTTCGCACTGCAAAACCGGACGCAATATGTTTCAGAAGATACCAGTCTGCATTCGGACTCTGAGCTATCAGCTGACTTCCGTGAGCTCCACGAGTTGATCCATCGGATTGAAAAGGAAAACCTGTTTCGACGTGATTTCCCTATCGACCTTGAACACCTTACCCGGTCGCTCTGGATTGTCAGCAGATATTGGATGGACTATCTGCGCGAGGCAGAAGGGCTCGATAAGATCAGCTGGAACGACCAGGAACGGGGCATTCAACACCATTTCTCTGTGCTCCTGCCGTGCCTGACAGCGCCTGCAAGACAGGCTTTTAATGCCGCACTTGATCGCCAGTCAAACTCTCTCGACAGCTCGTAA
- a CDS encoding GMC family oxidoreductase N-terminal domain-containing protein (Derived by automated computational analysis using gene prediction method: Protein Homology. GO_function: GO:0016614 - oxidoreductase activity, acting on CH-OH group of donors [Evidence IEA]; GO_function: GO:0050660 - flavin adenine dinucleotide binding [Evidence IEA]), producing MSAKSRHIVIVGGGTSGSVLAARLSANPDFTVTLLEAGPDDKTYDAAVLEPVRAPDAWLGGPNIEMTLMSGQGGDIPMLQGRLLGDFSSERFGHIKGDAC from the coding sequence ATGAGCGCGAAATCCAGACACATAGTAATCGTAGGCGGTGGCACATCAGGCTCCGTATTGGCGGCCCGCCTCAGTGCAAACCCTGACTTTACTGTCACTCTGCTTGAAGCAGGGCCAGATGATAAAACCTATGATGCTGCTGTTCTTGAGCCCGTTCGTGCACCGGATGCTTGGTTGGGCGGTCCCAACATTGAGATGACTTTAATGTCTGGCCAAGGGGGTGATATTCCCATGCTCCAGGGGCGGTTGCTGGGGGACTTCAGCAGTGAACGGTTTGGCCACATTAAGGGGGATGCCTGTTGA